From the Brassica napus cultivar Da-Ae chromosome A8, Da-Ae, whole genome shotgun sequence genome, one window contains:
- the LOC106361478 gene encoding B-box zinc finger protein 19 isoform X1: MRILCDACENAAAIVFCAADEAALCRPCDEKVHMCNKLASRHVRVGLAEPSNAPCCDICENAPAFFYCEIDGSSLCLQCDMVVHVGGKRTHGRFLLLRQRIEFPGDKPKQNNTRDNMQNQGVSASANGEANGKTDDEMIDLNANPQRVHEPSSNNQGIDVNNTNNHEAARVGPFKRESEK; this comes from the exons ATGCGGATTTTGTGCGATGCATGCGAGAACGCAGCCGCTATCGTCTTCTGCGCCGCCGATGAAGCTGCCCTTTGCCGCCCCTGCGATGAAAAA GTACATATGTGCAATAAGCTAGCTAGTCGGCATGTACGTGTAGGTTTAGCCGAACCAAGCAATGCCCCTTGCTGTGATATTTGCGAAAATGCACCTG CCTTCTTTTACTGTGAGATAGACGGTAGTTCGCTTTGTCTGCAATGTGACATGGTAGTACATGTTGGTGGCAAGCGAACGCACGGCCGGTTTCTTTTGCTCAGACAGAGGATAGAA TTTCCAGGGGACAAGCCTAAACAAAACAATACGAGAGACAATATGCAAAACCAAGGAGTCTCTGCAAGTGCAAACGGTGAAGCTAATGGCAAGACTGACGATGAAATGATTGATCTAAATGCTAACCCGCAGAGAGTACATGAGCCATCATCAAATAACCAA GGTATCGATGTAAATAACACGAACAATCACGAGGCTGCACGTGTTGGACCCTTTAAACGAGAGTCTGAGAAGTGA
- the LOC106361478 gene encoding B-box zinc finger protein 19 isoform X2, translating to MCNKLASRHVRVGLAEPSNAPCCDICENAPAFFYCEIDGSSLCLQCDMVVHVGGKRTHGRFLLLRQRIEFPGDKPKQNNTRDNMQNQGVSASANGEANGKTDDEMIDLNANPQRVHEPSSNNQGIDVNNTNNHEAARVGPFKRESEK from the exons ATGTGCAATAAGCTAGCTAGTCGGCATGTACGTGTAGGTTTAGCCGAACCAAGCAATGCCCCTTGCTGTGATATTTGCGAAAATGCACCTG CCTTCTTTTACTGTGAGATAGACGGTAGTTCGCTTTGTCTGCAATGTGACATGGTAGTACATGTTGGTGGCAAGCGAACGCACGGCCGGTTTCTTTTGCTCAGACAGAGGATAGAA TTTCCAGGGGACAAGCCTAAACAAAACAATACGAGAGACAATATGCAAAACCAAGGAGTCTCTGCAAGTGCAAACGGTGAAGCTAATGGCAAGACTGACGATGAAATGATTGATCTAAATGCTAACCCGCAGAGAGTACATGAGCCATCATCAAATAACCAA GGTATCGATGTAAATAACACGAACAATCACGAGGCTGCACGTGTTGGACCCTTTAAACGAGAGTCTGAGAAGTGA